The Archangium primigenium genomic interval AGGGCCCGCCGGTGGATCACCTCGTGATCGGCCCGGCCGGCGTCTTCGTCCTCGACACCCGGTGGGTGAGCGGGCCCGTGCGCGTGGAGGGCGAGCGGATCCGGGTGAACACCTTCCCCCAGAACTACCTGGAGCACCTGGAGGCCCGGGTGCGCGACGTGCACGACCGGCTGCTCGCCGCGAGCGGACGGCGCGCGCTGGAGGTGCGGGGCCTGCTGGTGTTCGTGGAGCCGGAGCTGACGGTGAAGGCCCCCCCGGCCGCCCTCGACGTGATCTCCGACGCGGAGCTGCTGCTCATGCTCGTGCGGCGGCCGTCCTGCCTGACCTCCCGGGAGATCGCGGAGCTCGTCCGGTCCGCGCGGCGGGCCACGACGTGGTCGTCTCCCAGGGAAATGTGACAGCCCGGGAAGCCCGGGTGGGGGGTCGAGCGGGAAACCCCTTGTTCTCCTTGATGTTCCCCCTTGAGGCCCCGGCGGCATCGACGTATATTCATACGTCGAGATGCAGGAGCTGACCGAAGCCTTCAAGACCCTGGGAGACCCCACGCGGCTGCGCATCCTGCGGCTGGTGGGCGAGGCACGGCTCAACGTGTCCGAGGTGGTGTCGCTGGTGGGGGTGGCGCAGTCGTCGGTGTCGCACCACCTGACGCGGCTCAAGGCGTTGGACCTCATCCGCGAGGAGCGCCAGGGCGGCTTCACCTACTACTCGCTGGCGGTGGACGAGAAGGCGCCGCTCTGGCCCCTCATCCGGCTGGCCAAGGAGGCCCCCGACGAGCACGGCGACCTGGCCCGGCTCACGGAGCTGCTGCGGCGGCGCGAGGACGTGCACACGCTCAACGAGAAGCTGCTCGAGCCCGGCCAGTCCTGGCGGCTGTGGGCCGCGGCGCTCGCGAGCCTGCTGCCCCCCCTGGACATGGTCGACTTCGGCTGTGGCACGGGCGTGCTGACGGTGGAGCTGGCGCGCTGGGCCCGGCACGTGACGGCCATCGACCGCAGCGCGTCCGCGTTGGGCAAGGCGCGCGCGGAGGCCGAGCGGCTCGGCCTGCACAACATCACCTACCTGGAGGCCAACCTGGAGGCGCTGCCGCTCAAGAGCGCGGCGTACGACCTGGTGGTGCTCTCGCAGAGCCTGCACCACGTGGAGTCCTGCGAGCGGGTGCTGGCCGAGGGCGCGCGCCTGCTCAAGCCTGGCGGGCGCATGGTGGTGCTGGAGCTCCTGCCGCACGACGAGCAGTGGGTGCGCTCGCGGCTGGGGCACCAGCACCTGGGCTTCGAGCCGGACACGCTGCGCGAGTCGATGCGCGAGGCGGGGCTCGAGGCGCCCACGCTCGTGGCGGCGCCGCGCGACGTGGCCTCGCCCTTCAAGGCCTTCCTCCTCACGGGCACGCGCGCCGCTTCCGAGTCGCTCGCGGTCCCCATTCCCCTTCGCCAGTCGTCCTCTGGCACGAGAGCGTCATGATCCGACCCGCGCACACCGCCCAGGAACTCGAGCAGCTCTTCTCCCAGCGCATCGCCGTGCTCGATGGCGCCATGGGCTCGATGATCCAGACCTACCCGCTCGGCGAGGCGGACTTCCGGGGCGCTCGGTTCCAGGCGCACGGCAAGGATCTCAAGGGCAACAACGATCTGCTGTGCCTCACGCGGCCGGACATCATCGAGGAGATCCACGGGCGCTACTTCGCCGCGGGCGCCGACATGGTGGAGACCAACACGTTCAGCAGCACGTCCATCGCCCAGGCGGACTACGAGCTGAGCCACATCGTGACGGAGCTGAACGCCGCGGCGGTACAGTGCGCGCGCCGCGCCGCGGTGGCCGCCGAGGCCGCCACGCCGGGCCGCCGCTGCTTCGTGGCGGGAGCCATTGGCCCGCTCAATCGCACGCTGTCCATGTCCCCGGACGTCAACCGCCCGGACTACCGCGCGGTGAACTGGGACGAGGTGGTGGCCTCCTACGCCGAGCAGGTGCGCGCCATGCTCGGCGCCGGGGTGGACGTGCTGCTCGTGGAGACCATCTTCGACACGCTCAACGCCAAGGCGGCGCTCTTCGCCATCGACAGCTGCTTCGAGGAGCTGGGCGTGCGGGTGCCGGTGATGGTGTCCGTCACCATCACGGACGCCTCGGGGCGCACGCTGTCCGGGCAGACCATCACCGCCTTCTACCACTCCATCCGGCACGCCCGGCCCTTCAGCGTGGGCATCAACTGCGCGCTGGGCGCCAAGGACATGCGGCCCTACCTGCAGGAGCTGTCGGCGGTGGCCGAGTGCCATGTCACCTGCTACCCCAACGCGGGCCTGCCCAACGCGTTCGGCGGCTACGACGAGACGCCCGCGGACATGGCCCGCCAGGTGAGCGACTTCGCCCGCCAGGGCTGGGTGAACATGGTGGGCGGCTGCTGCGGCTCCACGCCCGAGCACATCGCCGCCATCGCCGACTCCGTGCGCGCCTTCGCCCGACGCGCCGCCCAGCC includes:
- a CDS encoding nuclease-related domain-containing protein translates to MRELEKARRQGRGRRGAGARLSANRAFVETARRQPWAQGAAGEEYVASLLDSLQTQGWTALHDLKVGPQGPPVDHLVIGPAGVFVLDTRWVSGPVRVEGERIRVNTFPQNYLEHLEARVRDVHDRLLAASGRRALEVRGLLVFVEPELTVKAPPAALDVISDAELLLMLVRRPSCLTSREIAELVRSARRATTWSSPREM
- a CDS encoding ArsR/SmtB family transcription factor, yielding MQELTEAFKTLGDPTRLRILRLVGEARLNVSEVVSLVGVAQSSVSHHLTRLKALDLIREERQGGFTYYSLAVDEKAPLWPLIRLAKEAPDEHGDLARLTELLRRREDVHTLNEKLLEPGQSWRLWAAALASLLPPLDMVDFGCGTGVLTVELARWARHVTAIDRSASALGKARAEAERLGLHNITYLEANLEALPLKSAAYDLVVLSQSLHHVESCERVLAEGARLLKPGGRMVVLELLPHDEQWVRSRLGHQHLGFEPDTLRESMREAGLEAPTLVAAPRDVASPFKAFLLTGTRAASESLAVPIPLRQSSSGTRAS
- a CDS encoding homocysteine S-methyltransferase family protein; the encoded protein is MIRPAHTAQELEQLFSQRIAVLDGAMGSMIQTYPLGEADFRGARFQAHGKDLKGNNDLLCLTRPDIIEEIHGRYFAAGADMVETNTFSSTSIAQADYELSHIVTELNAAAVQCARRAAVAAEAATPGRRCFVAGAIGPLNRTLSMSPDVNRPDYRAVNWDEVVASYAEQVRAMLGAGVDVLLVETIFDTLNAKAALFAIDSCFEELGVRVPVMVSVTITDASGRTLSGQTITAFYHSIRHARPFSVGINCALGAKDMRPYLQELSAVAECHVTCYPNAGLPNAFGGYDETPADMARQVSDFARQGWVNMVGGCCGSTPEHIAAIADSVRAFARRAAQPPSHTLRLSGLEPLLVP